TAAACGACGAAATTCTGTTCTAAGAATTCTATAATCAAAAGAAGCATTGTGAGCCACAATTACAGAGTCTGAAGTAATTTCGATAATTCGTTTGGCGATTTCATAAAACTTTGGAGCAGAACGCAACATCGCATTATTGATTCCAGTCAGTTTCACTACAAAGGGCTGAATCGGAATTTCAGGATTGACAAGGCTAATGAATTGGTCTATTACTTCATGTCCATCAAATTTATAGATGGCGATTTCAGTAATTCCCTCTTCATTAAATTGTCCTCCTGTAGTTTCTATGTCTAGTATTGCGTACAAATTTAGTATTCAGTATAAAATTCAATATCAATAACAATTTCAAAAATCAATATCAATTTCAAAATTGTTATTGTAATTGCCATTAAATAGAACTATTTCTTATTTAGTATCATTTTTGATGAAATTGCAATCAGTTGTTCTACTTCGATTAGGAGTTTACTTCTTTTGCTATCATCACCTTCTTTTATATAATCTAGAATTTTTAATGAATTTCTTGATTCTTTTAATTCTTTTACAACTAATGAAACTTTAAAGATAAAATCTTTATCTGTTATTGTTCCTTGTGCTTCTCCAAAATTTAAAGATGCACTTCCAGAGGATCTAATCAGTTGATTTTTATGATATTCGTTTTCAAATATTTTTTCTAATTGTCTACTAAAGAAAATACATTCTCCAGCAAAACGAACTAATCGATCTTCAAAGTTGAATATTTTTTCCATTTAAAGTTTTAACTTTTGCAATTGATATTGATATTGAAAATTAACGGCCTCCAAAAATGCTGCTTCCAATGCGAACCATTGTACTTCCGCATTCTATTGCTAATTGATAATCTCCAGACATTCCCATCGAAATTGTAGAGACGGACTCCAGTGCGTCTTTACCATATCCGTCAATGTTTTTTAATGAATCAAAAATAGATTTTAAATGGGTAAATTCTTTTTTAATCTGGTTTTGATCTTCTGTGAAAGTTGCCATTCCCATTAAACCTAAGATACGAATATTTTTTAACTCTTTAAACTCTGGAGAAGTTAAAAGTTCATTTAATTCGTTTTCGTCTAAACCAAATTTAGATTCTTCTTCTGCAATATAAATTTGAAGAAGGCAATCTATAATTCTTTTATTTTTTAAAGCTTGTTTATTGATTTCCTGCAAT
The Flavobacterium humidisoli DNA segment above includes these coding regions:
- a CDS encoding four helix bundle protein, with the protein product MEKIFNFEDRLVRFAGECIFFSRQLEKIFENEYHKNQLIRSSGSASLNFGEAQGTITDKDFIFKVSLVVKELKESRNSLKILDYIKEGDDSKRSKLLIEVEQLIAISSKMILNKK
- a CDS encoding YggS family pyridoxal phosphate-dependent enzyme, yielding MSIQSNLNTIKATLPEHVTLVAVSKTKPVSDLLQAYEAGQRIFGENKIQEMTEKWEQMPKDIQWHMIGHVQSNKVKFMAPYVTLIHGVDSLKLLQEINKQALKNKRIIDCLLQIYIAEEESKFGLDENELNELLTSPEFKELKNIRILGLMGMATFTEDQNQIKKEFTHLKSIFDSLKNIDGYGKDALESVSTISMGMSGDYQLAIECGSTMVRIGSSIFGGR